GTGCCCAAAGTAATTGCCCTGCAGGGATAAATAAAgtgtaaaaataaatacatctaaTTGAAATAATGTATTAATTAATGTATATAAGTAATTGATCTGTGCTACTAATCAAATTCCTAATTATAATTTGCCTCATTTATTTCAACAGATATGGAGACACTCCTTCACAGCTTCATATTCTCTCTATGATTTGGCAGGCTCGTAAGTCTCTTTCAACTGTTCTTATCTGCAAATGTGTACTATACACACATCTTCAATATCCCTTTGACTTTCAGAATTACATATGCAGTGAAGATAACATAGGGAGTTTCATTTTATTAATGGGACTAGTGCAGGAAATGGTCACCAATACTCAACAAATAGAGGAACTGAAGAGGGCCataaaatgtattgtttactgcAAATGATTTATAGCGacgcatttacagtgcattcggaaagtattcagaccccttccctttttccacattttgttacgttacagccttattttaaaatggattaaataaaaaatattcctcatcaatctacacacaataacccataatgacaaaacaataaCCGGTTTAGAaatctttattacaaataaaaaacagaaataccttatttacataagtattcagagtctttgctgagactcgaaattgagctcaggtgcaaactatctaatacattttagaataaggctgtaactgtcacagttttcttcctgggatgaaggagaggaccaaaatgcagcacggctagtgttcaacatgtttaatagaaTGAATAAACGGTAACACtaatacaaataacaaaataacaaatgtgaaaaccgagacagccctatctggtgcagacaaaacacagagacaggaaacaatcacccacaaaatcccaacacaaaacaagccacctatatatggttctcaatcagggacaacgattgacagctgcctctgattgataaccatattaggctggacacagaaacagacaaactagacacacaacatagaatttccacccagctcacgtcctgaccaacactaaacaagcaaaacacataagaactctggtcaggacgttacagtaacgtaacaaaatgtagaaaaagtccaggggtctgaatattttccgaattaACTGTATATGGTGTTTTGTCAAACTCAAAGACATTAATACTGTTAGTTTTTATTTATTCTCATTTTAGGAGATTCCTCAGTACACCAGACATCCCTCACCAAGTCCATTTGTTTGCATGGGCGCCAACAGGGAACAAAATGGTAGGTTAAAAGGACACTTGAGAGAAACCATTGGACTTGTTTATATACTATGCTTTTCTGGTGGCTGACCCATTACACTCTTATGGGTCAGCCACCATATGCTGTCAATTCAACACGTCCTCCAAACACTCATCATCAATAGGACTGACCCAACAATTCAACATGCACTTTTGTTAGTCTTCAGTTCAATGCTGGAATGCTCAAAGATCGCATTTTCATCACGCTCCAAATAAATAACTTATTGACAACATGTAATAGGTTACTGTTACTCTAAACATAATATTGCAGGTTACTTGGAAAACCAAAAGACATTCCACACTAGTGTGCATATTACAGTGTTATACCATGTTTAAAGAGGAACTCGAGTCATTAAGACTTATCTCCATATCTTTGTTCCTCTCACATGCAGGCCTTTGTGTGGGAAAATGATGTCTATGTGAAGACCAGTCCTACTGCTAAGGCCATACAGGTGACCTCCAATGGAAAACACAACAAAATCTTAAATGGCATCCCAGATTGGGTGTATGAGGGTAAGCATTACATACAAGAAGGCAGCTGTGAATCTTACGTACCTCTTACTATAACTAGTAGATATTAGTCAGCACTGTGATGTGAATTTTGTAAATGGGATTTATATAGTCCCTAGTGAACAAGTTTCTCTTTTGACAACACAGAAGTCTGTGAACAGTTTAAGCCACACAGGCAAACACAACACACAAAATAGATGTGCCATTCTGATGTAGGCCTAACGGTGTTTTTGATTGTTTGTTAGAGGAAATGTTCTCTTCTTACGAGGCATTGTGGTGGTCACCTGGAGGGAAGTATCTGGCCTATGCTGAGTTTAATGACACTCTGGTGCAAAACATAGAGTATTCCTGGTATGGGAAGGAACAGTATCCTGACACTGTCATTTTCCCCTATCCTAAGGTAAGATAACACTTTATATATGTTTGATGTGTATCTAAAAAGTGTGCTGGAGTAGGTCATTATTGGCATGAGGTTCTGAGGCAGTTGATAAGGGAACTGGACTCTGGACCATAAGGCCTCTGGGTTAAAAACATGTTGTTTTATCACAACTCAGGGTACATTCAGGTCTAAGCTGTCCCAATAAAATTATATTGGTCCGTGATTTCCCAATTCGGAAACCTCTCTTGACGACTGTGTATTTGATTAGAGTCATATACTCTGTATTGTCACATATTAATGCATtgatactgtatctatagtcattaTAAAACAAGACATGAAAAAATACTTTTTAAAGATGTGGTTGCTTGTAAGAAAGAAACGTATAAGAACCAAAGTTTGTTTTAATTTAATCGTAATTGttttgcataaatgtatttttttctccATCTTCTAGCCTGGCACTCCCAATCCAGTGGTGAAGCTGTTTGTGTATGATACTGCAAACATATCAAACATCACAGAAGTTGTTGTACCAGCTTCAGTTGGTGCAGGGTAATGAAACTCTTTAGTACACAATACATTATACAATGCTGTCATTTTGAAGAGTAGGAGAGAAACGCATTGCATTGGAATTTTAAAATCTATTTTAGGCGTAAGCTgtgagacatttacatttacatttaagtcatttagcagacgctcttatccagagcgacttacaaattggaaagttcatacatattcagcCTGgacccccgtgggaaatgaacccacaaccctggcgttgcaagcgccatgctctaccaactgagccacacgggacaaaTGGTGttgtttctgtttgttttttcacAGTGATCACTATTTGGCCACAGTCACCTGGGTAACGGATGAACGCATCGCCGTCCAGTGGCAGAAGAGGAAACAGAACGAGCTCCGCTTTCAGATCTACGACTTGAGCATAGACGGAAACACCTGGATCGAGAATGTGTTAGAGGTACgtcataaacccccccccccaccaccccacgCTTTCCCGccgccctcccctcccctcctctctccccctgtcctctcatcACCCTTACCTCAGAGAACTTGTCGGGGTCCTAATATGTTACACAGAGCGGATCAGACTGTACGAATGACAAACAATACATATCCTATTAATTACAATAAACCATCAAATTATATACTTTTTTGTTGTGTTTTTAGAAACTTGACATGACAAGCAAGACAGGTTGGATTGGACGGGTATGTACTTTATACGAACACAACAATAGGAACATGTTTACACTATCCCTGGGCCATAAAAACATCATTTACAAAGTAACAAGCATTGATTATTCCTGTAAATGAATGCATTATCTTTGTTGCTTCTAGTTTTCACCTTCTAATCCTACATTATCGGCGGACAAAGACAGTTTTTACATTGTGATGAGTGACAATAACGGCTATAAACATATTCATCACGTAACAGGTGTAAGTACTAAGTAGTACACTTCTCTTCATGCACATTCTCAGTAACCCAGACATGGTTATGATACACACTTGATTTGTAATATTTGTATGTGGTCTTTGCAGGGCACAGCAACAGCTGTCACCTCAGGGACTTGGGAGGTCATTGACATTTTAAAAGTGACTAATAACGCCATATACTATTCAAGCAACCAATATGGTGACAAGCCAGGAGGGAGAAACATTTACAAGTAAGAATATCACTCTTTCGTTTTCATGCCTTCGTTCTGTCATGTTCATTCAGTAATTTCCAACATGCATAACCTATGACTTCCTATCACTCTGTATTTGTAGCCAATAGAATCATGtcagttgtttgtgtgtgtgtgtcaggattaCTCTCGGAGCAACTCCCATCACCCCCCAGTGCCTGACCTGTACCCTGAATGAGGACAGGTGTCAATACAACTCAGCTTACTTCAGCCATGATGCCTCTTTCTTCCGCATGGACTGCTCAGGTCCGTCAGCCACACaacatacaagcacacacacaccactatccCAACAGTGTTTGTGCAGTCAAGTCATCACAATACTGTAGCTGTGACATCCCTAAACAAAATCCCAGCCGGTATATTTACTTTAAAATGATATTTTAAAATGATATTTGTTTGGACACACACTATATTAAATATGTGTTTGTCTCCACAGGTCCTGGACTACCTCTGTACACTCTCAGGGACAACAGGGATGCTAGTTCAGGTAGGCCAGTTACATTTACTAGTGTGTGATGGAAATAAATGATATAAGCCAAGCAACGTCACAGTGCATCTTCTCATCGCCCTGTTTAGAGATACAGGTTCTTGAGGACAACACGGCTTTAGAAGGCCTTCTGTCTGAGATCCACATGCCCACCATGCGACGCGGCTTTATCAAGCAAGGGGAATTCAGTAAGGCTTTCGACTATTAAAGACTTCAATTTAATCTTTCAACTGATATTAAAACCATGGGACATCCCTCGCTTGATATCCATTGATGGATGTTTCTGTTTTTCCCGACAGATCTTTGGTACCAGATGACCTTGCCTCCTGGATTTGATAAATCCAAGAAATACCCCTTACTTATTGATGTGTACGAATGTTAATTAATTAACCTCTGTGAATACATGATCTGCTTTATCTGATGATGAATTCCTGTAGTAATAAGGTGGGCCTGGAGTTAATCCTGACAATATGACTTGAGCAGGAAATACTCTTGGCCCTAGTTAAATTCAGAGGTCTGCAGTGTTTTCTGGTGAGCTCAAGTGGTCAGGGAAAACTCTTGGCCCTAGTTAAATTCAGAAGCCTGCAGTGTTTTCTGGTGAGCTCAAGTGGTCAGGGAAAACTCTGGGCGCTAACAATAACATTGATCTTCCTCTTTTATGTTCCAGGTATGCAGGGCCTTGCAGTCAGAAAGCAGACTACCGCTACAGGTTAGGCTGGGCAGCATACCTGGCGAGCACGGAGAAGGTCATCGTTGCCAGCTTCGATGGAAGGGGAAGTGGTTACCAAGGCGACAAGCTAATGCACTCCATCTACCGACGTCTGGGAACCTATGAAGTGGAAGATCAGATAACAGCCGCAAAGTAAGGTTGAACTGTGGTTGAACAGACTCAAACAGCTTACTTTGTATTATACTGTGCCACACTGCAAAAGTGACATTTTGATAACATGATTTAACACAATATATTTCTACATGGATATTTAGAGATTCCAAGGCTTTTATGGTTTGAGTTTTATGAGCAAAATAGCCTGGTGGACAGATCTTTATGTGTTTTATCCAACTCCTCTTCATCTCCACTTTCATGCTAAATGTTTCCTGTCTGGCAGGACAACGGACGTGACAGAGGTGTTGGTTAAAGCACATACAGATCTGACCACCAGGCTAATGATGTGACTGATCAGACGTCACATGTGGTCAGCTGGAATGCAACATTACTTACCTCTCCCTTATTTCACGTCAGAGGGACGGTGATGACTCACTGACGAAGGACAGTAGAGATTAGAGTTAGACCACGGACCATCAGTGTGCATGATCCATTAGAACCCCTTTTAATTGACCATCACGTTTAAATGAATTAGTGTTTGTACTGGTGGTTCCCAATCACAGCAGGTCACTTTTGTCTTTCAGAGAATTCACCAATATGGGCTTTGTCGACAAAGGCAGAATAGCAATTTGGGGTTGGGTAAGTTAAAGCATAAGGTTTGAACATATGATCAGTTGGAACCATCAACTGCAACGTAATGAAATGCAGCATGTGTGCAAtcatcttgtgtgtgtgcctTGAGTAATCTAATCTTATCTGAATTCAAGGCCAAAATGATCAGCTGTCATTGTGTTTTATAGTCCTATGGAGGTTATGTCACGTCAATGGTTCTGGGAGCTGGGAGTGGAGTTTTCAAATGTGGAATGGCAGTTGCCCCAGTTTCCAAGTGGGAGTATTATGGTATGCCATTCTGTTATTGATATGTTATTAATATATTTACAATAATATACATGTTAGCAAAATATCTAATTGTAAATCATTGCAAATGATCCATAAAATGTCCCTACGTTCAATATTTCAgatacaatctacacagaacgttacatGAATCAACCTTCAGAAAATCTTGAATTCTACAAAGTAAGTTTACCGAAGCCAACATTTTAAATGGCTATTTATACACATGATTTTATACTATGGCCTGTATTATCCAAACTGGTATTACTCTCCACGGAAACAACTGaatgtaaatgtgttttacagAACTCCACAGTGACAGCCAGAGCTAAGAACTTCAAATCAGTGCAATACCTTCTGGTCCATGGGACAGCAGATGGTGAAGCCTCCTCTAGTATTTCTGGAATGTTCTTTAAAAACACACCACGTGTGTAATTAACAACCATGCAATGTTTAGAGTCTAGACTATTCATTTGACTTTGTAAACCCATTCGTTTAGGAAGCTAAAAGTGTTAACTAATCAGTGTACATACTTTTTCTGAGGCTTTACCATATCATATGAGAATAGGAAAACACTGAGCATCGGATACTGTTAAATTGTTATTCATATCTCTCTATTTGTTTCAGACAACGTCCATTTTCAGCAAGCTGCTCAGATCTCTGAAGCTCTGGTTGAGGAACAAGTGGACTTTGAGGCTATGGTAAATATTTAGATTTTAGATAGATGAGTGATCTACACAATCAGTGGCTGTACAGCTTTATACCTCCATGAACCTGCTCCATGAAAGCACTTCTCCAATAAACACATGATCTGTGCTTCTTCCTTCTTCCTATCACTTTACTACAGTGGTACACGGACAAGGACCATGGTCTTGAtggttcagccaatcagcatgtcTATACCCACATGAGTCACTTCCTCCAGAGGTGCTTCGCCTGATGCCATTCGAACGAATGATGCCCAACCTGCCCTGATGCTTGCCGAACGATAACCAAACTGCCCCAAATTCCTTTGTAATTCATTtggacagcaggtagcctagccgttaaGACCGTTTGGCCAgttaccaaaaggttgctggtttgaatccccgagccggctaggtgaaaaatatgccaaagtgcccttgagcaaggcacttaaccctaattgctcgtGTAAGTAGCTCTGCATAAGAACGTCTACTAAATGATGTAAATCTAATTGTACCCAAATTGTACCCAAACATACACTCCAAAAGACTCT
This genomic stretch from Salvelinus fontinalis isolate EN_2023a chromosome 41, ASM2944872v1, whole genome shotgun sequence harbors:
- the LOC129840387 gene encoding dipeptidyl peptidase 4-like; its protein translation is MNSIGKVVLGLLGLAVVIILIAVPTAIYLNEEKVNAQRTFTLSDVFNSSIRARSYNMRWISDHEYLHQKDGSVFLHNLITGNNSEFLSSITFDQVAASDYVVSADKRYVAFKSNWTKIWRHSFTASYSLYDLAGSRFLSTPDIPHQVHLFAWAPTGNKMAFVWENDVYVKTSPTAKAIQVTSNGKHNKILNGIPDWVYEEEMFSSYEALWWSPGGKYLAYAEFNDTLVQNIEYSWYGKEQYPDTVIFPYPKPGTPNPVVKLFVYDTANISNITEVVVPASVGAGDHYLATVTWVTDERIAVQWQKRKQNELRFQIYDLSIDGNTWIENVLEKLDMTSKTGWIGRFSPSNPTLSADKDSFYIVMSDNNGYKHIHHVTGGTATAVTSGTWEVIDILKVTNNAIYYSSNQYGDKPGGRNIYKITLGATPITPQCLTCTLNEDRCQYNSAYFSHDASFFRMDCSGPGLPLYTLRDNRDASSEIQVLEDNTALEGLLSEIHMPTMRRGFIKQGEFNLWYQMTLPPGFDKSKKYPLLIDVYAGPCSQKADYRYRLGWAAYLASTEKVIVASFDGRGSGYQGDKLMHSIYRRLGTYEVEDQITAAKEFTNMGFVDKGRIAIWGWSYGGYVTSMVLGAGSGVFKCGMAVAPVSKWEYYDTIYTERYMNQPSENLEFYKNSTVTARAKNFKSVQYLLVHGTADDNVHFQQAAQISEALVEEQVDFEAMWYTDKDHGLDGSANQHVYTHMSHFLQRCFA